From Haloglomus litoreum, the proteins below share one genomic window:
- a CDS encoding UPF0058 family protein: protein MRKQELVYLHGLLREVREYYERETGDQVLTPRYDACDVSPSAIHRSKAAQEEAVRTLLAELVETMEGSQQIRADAD from the coding sequence ATGCGGAAACAGGAACTCGTCTACCTGCACGGCCTGCTCCGGGAGGTCCGTGAGTACTACGAGCGCGAGACGGGCGACCAGGTCCTCACCCCAAGGTACGACGCGTGCGATGTCTCCCCGAGCGCCATCCACCGTTCGAAGGCGGCACAGGAGGAGGCCGTCCGGACGCTCCTGGCCGAGCTCGTCGAGACGATGGAGGGCAGCCAGCAGATCCGTGCGGACGCCGACTGA
- the glmU gene encoding bifunctional sugar-1-phosphate nucleotidylyltransferase/acetyltransferase: MEVVILAAGQGTRMRPLTDAVAKPMLPVGDRPLCAHTADAAVRAGADELVFVVGYRGDDVREHFGEEYRGVPVQYAEQVERLGTAHAAAQARPYLDGDFVVLNGDDLYDEAALEALFESCPAVGAYEVDDPRPYGVFSIDGGHVTDVVEKPAEPPSNRVNVGAYHFPAEAADWLTETELSERGEHEITDVLARVVDAFDVAAVDVERWLGVGRPWELLAANEWKLGELERRIDGDVRGDAELRGTVVVEEGATVEPGVVIEGPALVREGAAVGPNAYVRGATLLGPDTHVGHGVEVKNTVVMAGSNVPHVSYVGDSVLGPGANLGAGTQVANLRHDDGDVRTVVKGDATSTGRRKFGVVVGPGAKTGINTSLYPGSVLPTDGWTRPGEAYRGPEPSSDGDT, translated from the coding sequence ATGGAAGTCGTCATCCTGGCCGCCGGGCAGGGAACCCGGATGCGGCCGCTGACCGACGCCGTCGCGAAGCCGATGCTCCCGGTCGGGGACCGACCGCTGTGTGCGCACACGGCTGACGCCGCCGTCCGCGCGGGGGCGGACGAACTGGTGTTCGTCGTGGGCTACCGCGGCGATGACGTCCGCGAGCACTTCGGCGAGGAGTACCGCGGCGTCCCGGTCCAGTACGCCGAGCAGGTGGAACGACTGGGCACCGCCCACGCCGCCGCGCAGGCCCGGCCGTACCTGGACGGTGACTTCGTCGTGCTGAACGGGGACGACCTCTACGACGAAGCCGCACTGGAGGCACTGTTCGAGTCGTGTCCCGCGGTCGGCGCCTACGAGGTGGACGACCCGCGCCCGTACGGCGTCTTCTCCATCGACGGCGGCCACGTTACGGACGTGGTGGAGAAACCCGCCGAGCCGCCCAGCAACCGTGTCAACGTCGGTGCCTACCACTTCCCGGCGGAGGCGGCCGACTGGCTGACCGAGACCGAACTGTCCGAGCGCGGCGAGCACGAGATCACCGACGTCCTGGCGCGCGTCGTCGACGCGTTCGACGTGGCTGCCGTCGATGTCGAGCGCTGGCTCGGCGTGGGCCGCCCGTGGGAGCTGCTGGCTGCGAACGAGTGGAAGCTCGGCGAGCTGGAGCGGCGCATCGACGGGGACGTGCGCGGCGACGCCGAACTCCGCGGCACCGTGGTCGTCGAGGAGGGCGCCACGGTCGAGCCGGGCGTCGTCATCGAGGGGCCCGCGCTCGTCCGCGAGGGTGCCGCGGTCGGCCCGAACGCGTACGTCCGGGGAGCGACGCTGCTCGGCCCGGACACCCACGTCGGGCACGGCGTCGAGGTGAAGAACACGGTCGTAATGGCCGGCTCGAACGTCCCCCACGTCTCCTACGTCGGGGACAGCGTCCTCGGCCCGGGCGCGAACCTCGGCGCCGGCACACAGGTCGCGAACCTCCGCCACGACGACGGTGACGTCCGGACCGTCGTGAAGGGCGACGCCACGTCGACGGGCCGTCGGAAGTTCGGTGTCGTCGTCGGTCCCGGCGCGAAGACGGGTATCAACACCAGCCTCTACCCCGGGAGCGTCCTTCCGACGGACGGCTGGACGCGGCCCGGCGAGGCCTACCGCGGTCCCGAGCCGTCGTCGGACGGAGACACGTAG
- a CDS encoding acyl-CoA dehydrogenase family protein, translating to MDFELSDEQEQLKKEVRRFAENEIKPVATEYDVEEKYPHDVMEKAAENGLLGGGLPIEYGGAGLDTLDTSIVVEEMFAADPGIGFCVTASAFGSEAIVEFGTEEQKEEYLPPIAEGESVMGAAISEPDTGSDVSSVSTTAEKDGDEWVINGNKMWISNGTVGDYFVVLCKTDPDAEGRYNGFSQIIVEADRDGFQADKIHGKLGIRASDTAELIFDDVRVPEENLLGTEGMGFLQQMQFFDETRTGVAAQAVGIAKGAAERALEYSQQREQFGQPIGEFQAIQHKLAEMHTNIEAARQLTYKSAWSVDNKEGQLTTLASMAKEYASRVAVDVANEAVQIHGGAGYVNDFDVERFYRDAKITQIYEGTTEIQKNIIARELQGKGF from the coding sequence ATGGACTTCGAACTGTCCGACGAGCAGGAGCAACTCAAGAAGGAGGTTCGTCGGTTCGCCGAGAACGAGATCAAGCCGGTCGCGACCGAGTACGACGTCGAGGAGAAGTACCCCCACGACGTGATGGAGAAGGCCGCGGAGAACGGGCTGCTGGGCGGCGGTCTGCCCATCGAGTACGGCGGCGCCGGCCTCGACACGCTGGACACGTCCATCGTCGTCGAGGAGATGTTCGCCGCGGACCCGGGCATCGGGTTCTGCGTGACGGCGTCGGCGTTCGGGAGCGAGGCCATCGTCGAGTTCGGCACCGAGGAGCAGAAGGAGGAGTACCTGCCCCCCATCGCCGAGGGCGAGTCCGTCATGGGCGCGGCCATCTCCGAGCCCGACACGGGGTCGGACGTCTCGTCGGTCTCGACGACCGCGGAGAAGGACGGTGACGAGTGGGTCATCAACGGCAACAAGATGTGGATCTCGAACGGGACCGTCGGCGACTACTTCGTCGTCCTGTGCAAGACGGACCCGGACGCCGAGGGTCGCTACAACGGCTTCAGCCAGATCATCGTCGAGGCCGACCGCGACGGCTTCCAGGCGGACAAGATCCACGGCAAACTCGGCATCCGCGCGAGCGACACGGCGGAACTCATCTTCGACGACGTGCGCGTCCCCGAGGAGAACCTCCTGGGGACCGAGGGGATGGGCTTCCTGCAGCAGATGCAGTTCTTCGACGAGACCCGCACCGGCGTCGCCGCACAGGCCGTCGGCATCGCGAAGGGCGCCGCCGAGCGTGCGCTGGAGTACAGCCAGCAGCGCGAGCAGTTCGGCCAGCCCATCGGCGAGTTCCAGGCCATCCAGCACAAGCTCGCCGAGATGCACACGAACATCGAGGCCGCCCGCCAGCTGACCTACAAGTCCGCCTGGTCCGTCGACAACAAGGAGGGCCAGCTGACGACGCTCGCGTCGATGGCGAAGGAGTACGCCTCGCGCGTGGCCGTCGACGTGGCCAACGAGGCCGTCCAGATCCACGGCGGCGCCGGCTACGTCAACGACTTCGACGTCGAGCGGTTCTACCGCGACGCGAAGATCACCCAGATCTACGAGGGCACCACCGAGATCCAGAAGAACATCATCGCCCGCGAACTCCAGGGCAAGGGCTTCTAA
- a CDS encoding DUF63 family protein gives MAGPPAPDLVTAPLVVIVALLSAGGVARFGPPLTRRTVLAATPWMVLGGLLHALAGSGVYDGPLAAMLGSPLVAPATVALAVLLWLPLVQAGVVRARGDPPTYLVAVGTGATVPVFVATLLAGRATVGTLVPLVVAPVVAAVAAAAVVFVLGLSAAPALAAGRSLALLATYAQAFHAVAVVVVVDALGGTASGPLAAAAVGVGGSLVDGFGAAWPYLLGKLCGVALLVVLLGRLAERRPTAAYLLLGAIAALGIGQGVAALLSWTLLA, from the coding sequence ATGGCCGGCCCTCCAGCACCCGACCTCGTCACGGCGCCGCTGGTCGTCATCGTGGCGCTCCTGTCGGCCGGGGGCGTCGCACGGTTCGGCCCACCACTCACCCGTCGGACGGTCCTGGCCGCGACACCGTGGATGGTCCTCGGGGGACTCCTCCACGCGCTGGCTGGGAGCGGCGTCTACGACGGCCCGCTCGCAGCGATGCTCGGCTCGCCGCTCGTCGCCCCGGCGACGGTCGCCCTGGCGGTCCTCCTCTGGCTCCCTCTCGTACAGGCCGGAGTGGTCCGGGCGCGGGGGGACCCGCCCACGTACCTCGTGGCGGTGGGAACCGGAGCGACCGTCCCGGTGTTCGTCGCGACGCTGCTGGCGGGGCGAGCGACCGTCGGCACCCTCGTCCCGCTCGTGGTCGCGCCGGTCGTGGCGGCCGTCGCGGCCGCGGCGGTGGTGTTCGTCCTCGGGTTGAGTGCTGCCCCCGCGCTGGCCGCGGGGCGCTCGCTCGCACTGCTGGCGACGTACGCGCAGGCGTTCCACGCCGTCGCCGTTGTCGTGGTGGTCGACGCACTCGGCGGGACCGCGAGCGGCCCACTCGCCGCGGCCGCCGTCGGGGTCGGCGGGTCGCTGGTGGACGGCTTCGGCGCCGCCTGGCCGTACCTGCTGGGCAAGCTCTGTGGGGTGGCACTCCTGGTGGTCCTGCTGGGGCGACTGGCCGAACGCCGCCCGACCGCCGCCTACCTCCTGCTCGGAGCCATCGCGGCGCTCGGAATCGGCCAGGGGGTCGCGGCGCTGCTCTCGTGGACGCTCCTCGCCTGA
- a CDS encoding phosphoglycerate kinase has translation MLRTLADLDATGTTLGVRVDINSPLDDGELADDSRVRAHLDTLSELLDRGARVAVLAHQGRPGGDEFADLSSHAARLDELLDAPVDHCDATFTAAARDRIDALGDGECVVLENTRFYSEEYMEFDPEVAADTFLVRKLAPALDAYVNDAFAAAHRSQPSLVGFPVEVPGYAGRVMERELDVLGSIGDTPEPRVYALGGAKIVDSLDVARSVLERGLADHVLVSGVVGNAFLLADGVQLGAASAHVVNERSNEAVKRAGDLLDDFGARIHLPRDVAVERDGDRVELDLDELPSENPAMDIGAKTVAAYAEILDDAGTAILNGPAGVFEEELFATGTKELYEAATRAEYSIVGGGDTAAALRGLGIEGFDHISTGGGAALRMLTGESLPAVEVLRKDWQAEPAPGA, from the coding sequence ATGCTACGGACGCTGGCGGACCTCGACGCCACCGGGACCACCCTCGGGGTGCGGGTCGACATCAACAGTCCCCTCGACGACGGGGAGCTGGCGGACGACTCGCGGGTCCGCGCACACCTGGACACGCTCTCGGAGCTGCTCGACCGGGGCGCCAGGGTCGCGGTGCTGGCCCACCAGGGGCGGCCCGGCGGCGACGAGTTCGCCGACCTCTCCTCGCACGCGGCACGGCTCGACGAGCTGCTCGACGCCCCGGTCGACCACTGTGACGCCACGTTCACCGCGGCCGCGCGCGACCGGATCGACGCGCTCGGGGACGGCGAGTGCGTCGTCCTCGAGAACACGCGCTTCTACTCCGAGGAGTACATGGAGTTCGACCCCGAGGTGGCCGCCGACACCTTCCTCGTGCGCAAGCTCGCGCCCGCGCTCGACGCCTACGTCAACGACGCCTTCGCCGCCGCCCACCGCTCGCAGCCCTCGCTCGTGGGCTTCCCCGTCGAGGTGCCGGGCTACGCCGGGCGCGTGATGGAGCGGGAGCTCGACGTGCTGGGGAGCATCGGCGACACGCCCGAGCCCCGCGTGTACGCACTGGGCGGGGCGAAGATCGTCGACTCGCTGGACGTCGCCCGCTCCGTTCTCGAGCGAGGGCTCGCCGACCACGTCCTCGTCTCGGGCGTCGTCGGCAACGCCTTCCTGCTGGCCGACGGCGTCCAGCTCGGCGCCGCCAGCGCCCACGTCGTCAACGAGCGCTCGAACGAGGCCGTCAAGCGCGCGGGCGACCTGCTGGACGATTTCGGCGCCCGCATCCACCTCCCCCGCGACGTGGCCGTCGAGCGCGATGGGGACCGCGTCGAACTGGACCTGGACGAGCTGCCGTCCGAGAACCCCGCGATGGATATCGGCGCCAAGACGGTGGCGGCGTACGCCGAGATCCTCGACGACGCCGGGACGGCCATCCTCAACGGGCCGGCCGGTGTCTTCGAGGAGGAGCTGTTCGCGACGGGGACGAAGGAGCTGTACGAGGCCGCCACCCGCGCGGAGTACAGCATCGTCGGCGGGGGTGATACCGCGGCGGCGCTCCGGGGACTCGGCATCGAGGGGTTCGACCACATCTCGACGGGCGGTGGCGCGGCGCTCCGGATGCTGACCGGCGAGTCGCTCCCGGCGGTCGAGGTGCTCCGCAAGGACTGGCAGGCCGAGCCCGCCCCCGGGGCGTGA
- a CDS encoding DUF7576 family protein: MVDPTSDLGEDVTEEDAPRCRTCGEPILNDPQHRVITWVEDGEVRSAHFCNDTCRMDWDGQ; this comes from the coding sequence ATGGTAGACCCGACCTCGGATCTGGGCGAGGACGTCACCGAGGAGGACGCCCCGCGGTGTCGCACCTGCGGCGAGCCGATCCTGAACGATCCACAGCACCGCGTGATCACCTGGGTCGAGGACGGCGAGGTCCGGAGTGCACACTTCTGCAACGACACCTGCCGCATGGACTGGGACGGCCAGTAA
- a CDS encoding CDC48 family AAA ATPase, giving the protein MKLTVKPLKQKDAGRGLAAVDRAAMREMELENGDYIVIEGSEGRAVARVWPGYPEDEGNGIIRVDGRLRQEADVGIDDRVEVKPAEVNPATSITVALPQNLRIRGNVGPHIRDKLSGQAVTKGQQVPFSLGLGPLSSMSGQKIPLKVADTDPEGTVVVTDSTEIEVSEKPAEQISGQTTGASETPNVAYEDIGGLDEELEQVREMVELPMRHPELFQQLGIEPPKGVLLHGPPGTGKTLMAKAVANEIDAYFTDISGPEIMSKYYGESEEQLREIFEEATENAPAIIFIDEIDSIAPKRGETSGDVERRVVAQLLSLMDGLEERGQVTVIGATNRLDALDPALRRGGRFDREIEIGVPDKEGRKEVLQVHTRGMPLVDGIDLDQYAESTHGFVGADLESLAKESAMNALRRVRPQLDLEQDEIDADVLDSLQVTEEDFKEAMKGIQPSALREVFVEVPDVSWDQVGGLEDTKERLRETIQWPLDYPEVFEQMDLQAAKGVLLYGPPGTGKTLMAKAVANEAQSNFISIKGPELLNKYVGESEKGVREVFEKARSNAPTVVFFDEIDSIAGERGQRMGDSGVGERVVSQLLTELDGLEELEDVVVVATTNRPDLIDSALLRPGRLDRHVHVPVPDEEARRAIFAVHTEHKPLADDVDLDSLARRTEGYVGADIEAVCREASMAATREFINSVSPEETDTSVGNVRVTMDHFEQALDEVGASVDDETRERYETIEERFSHGQTAEEEAEVSRTFQ; this is encoded by the coding sequence ATGAAACTCACGGTCAAACCACTCAAACAGAAGGACGCGGGACGCGGCCTCGCGGCTGTCGACCGCGCGGCGATGCGGGAGATGGAACTGGAGAACGGTGACTACATCGTCATCGAAGGGAGCGAGGGCCGTGCCGTGGCGCGCGTCTGGCCCGGCTACCCCGAGGACGAGGGCAACGGCATCATCCGCGTCGACGGGCGCCTCCGCCAGGAGGCCGATGTCGGCATCGACGACCGGGTCGAGGTGAAGCCGGCCGAGGTCAACCCGGCGACGAGTATCACGGTCGCGCTGCCCCAGAACCTCCGCATCCGGGGCAACGTCGGCCCCCATATCCGCGACAAACTGAGCGGACAGGCCGTCACGAAGGGACAGCAGGTACCGTTCTCGCTCGGACTGGGCCCGCTTTCCTCGATGAGCGGCCAGAAGATCCCGCTGAAGGTGGCCGACACGGACCCCGAAGGGACCGTCGTCGTCACCGACTCGACGGAGATCGAGGTGAGCGAGAAACCCGCCGAGCAGATCTCCGGGCAGACGACGGGCGCGAGCGAGACGCCGAACGTCGCGTACGAGGACATCGGCGGGCTGGATGAAGAACTGGAGCAGGTCCGCGAGATGGTGGAGCTGCCGATGCGCCACCCGGAGCTGTTCCAGCAGCTCGGCATCGAGCCGCCCAAGGGCGTCCTCCTGCACGGGCCGCCGGGCACGGGCAAGACCCTGATGGCCAAAGCCGTCGCCAACGAGATCGACGCGTACTTCACCGACATCTCGGGACCCGAGATCATGTCGAAGTACTACGGGGAGTCCGAGGAGCAGCTCCGCGAGATCTTCGAGGAGGCCACGGAGAACGCCCCCGCCATCATCTTCATCGACGAGATCGACTCCATCGCCCCGAAACGTGGCGAGACCTCCGGTGACGTGGAGCGCCGCGTCGTCGCGCAGCTCCTCAGCCTGATGGACGGGCTGGAGGAGCGCGGGCAGGTCACCGTCATCGGCGCGACCAACCGGCTGGACGCGCTGGACCCTGCCCTCCGGCGCGGCGGTCGGTTCGACCGCGAGATCGAGATCGGTGTCCCGGACAAGGAGGGCCGCAAGGAGGTCCTGCAGGTCCACACCCGCGGGATGCCGCTGGTCGACGGCATCGACCTCGACCAGTACGCCGAGAGCACGCACGGGTTCGTCGGTGCGGACCTCGAGTCGCTGGCGAAGGAGAGCGCGATGAACGCGCTCCGTCGGGTCCGTCCGCAGCTCGACCTCGAACAGGACGAGATCGACGCCGACGTGCTCGACTCCCTGCAGGTCACCGAGGAGGACTTCAAGGAGGCGATGAAGGGCATCCAGCCCTCCGCGCTCCGCGAGGTGTTCGTCGAGGTCCCCGACGTCTCCTGGGACCAGGTCGGCGGCCTGGAGGACACCAAGGAGCGTCTCCGCGAGACCATCCAGTGGCCGCTCGACTACCCCGAGGTGTTCGAGCAGATGGACCTGCAGGCCGCGAAGGGCGTGCTCCTGTACGGGCCGCCGGGCACCGGCAAGACCCTGATGGCCAAGGCCGTCGCCAACGAGGCCCAGAGCAACTTCATCTCCATCAAGGGGCCGGAGCTGCTCAACAAGTACGTCGGCGAGTCGGAGAAGGGCGTCCGCGAGGTGTTCGAGAAGGCGCGCTCGAACGCCCCGACGGTGGTCTTCTTCGACGAGATCGATTCCATCGCGGGGGAACGTGGCCAGCGCATGGGCGATTCCGGCGTCGGCGAGCGCGTCGTGAGCCAGCTCCTCACGGAACTGGACGGGCTGGAGGAACTGGAGGACGTGGTCGTCGTCGCGACCACGAACCGCCCGGACCTCATCGACTCGGCCCTGCTGCGACCGGGCCGGCTGGACCGCCACGTCCACGTCCCCGTTCCGGACGAGGAGGCCCGCCGGGCCATCTTCGCGGTCCACACCGAGCACAAGCCGCTCGCCGACGACGTGGACCTCGACTCGCTCGCGCGGCGGACGGAGGGCTACGTCGGGGCGGACATCGAGGCGGTCTGCCGCGAGGCGTCGATGGCCGCCACGCGGGAGTTCATCAACTCCGTCTCCCCCGAGGAGACCGACACCAGCGTCGGCAACGTCCGCGTGACGATGGACCACTTCGAGCAGGCCCTCGACGAGGTCGGCGCCAGCGTCGACGACGAGACCCGCGAGCGCTACGAGACCATCGAGGAACGGTTCTCGCACGGGCAGACCGCCGAGGAGGAGGCCGAGGTCTCCCGGACCTTCCAGTAG
- a CDS encoding cyclic nucleotide-binding/CBS domain-containing protein has product MTEEPDSEIDTRVSEIMTSPVRTVSADTTIAEAAEILSSEGIGSLVIGEEIIDGIITEMDIVESVGKAMDPQTTTVEDLMSDPVVTIRPNESARVAGERMGHNGVKKLPVAEDGRAVGIITTTDLALYLPRLRINMTPQPEPDIGKGEYE; this is encoded by the coding sequence ATGACGGAGGAGCCAGATTCGGAGATCGATACCCGGGTGAGTGAGATCATGACCTCGCCGGTGCGTACGGTGTCGGCCGACACCACCATCGCCGAGGCCGCAGAGATCCTGTCGAGTGAGGGGATCGGGTCGCTGGTGATCGGCGAGGAGATCATCGACGGCATCATCACGGAGATGGATATCGTCGAGAGCGTCGGGAAGGCGATGGACCCCCAGACGACGACCGTCGAGGACCTGATGTCGGACCCGGTCGTCACCATCCGGCCGAACGAGTCGGCCCGTGTGGCCGGCGAGCGGATGGGTCACAACGGGGTCAAGAAACTGCCCGTCGCCGAGGACGGCCGGGCCGTCGGCATCATCACCACGACCGACCTGGCGCTCTATCTCCCCCGGCTCCGAATCAACATGACGCCCCAGCCCGAACCGGACATCGGGAAGGGGGAGTACGAGTAA
- a CDS encoding GNAT family N-acetyltransferase — translation MTDRAAAPSDVLVERGETADAEAVADCWVALATDQQDHGSRLHAARNRSAAREAALRHAVTGGLFVARRVEGTAESDRAADTDGGGSLLGFVTASRATGDFVETADRGVVRNIYVRPAERGRGIGTALLRAAESHLAEQGVSVVSLEVMAANEAARRFYRRHGYEDHRVELQRTIDDG, via the coding sequence GTGACCGACCGGGCCGCCGCGCCGTCGGACGTGCTCGTCGAGCGCGGCGAGACGGCCGACGCCGAGGCGGTCGCCGACTGCTGGGTCGCACTCGCCACGGACCAGCAGGACCACGGCTCGCGCCTGCACGCGGCCCGGAACCGTAGCGCGGCGCGCGAGGCGGCACTGCGCCACGCGGTCACTGGCGGCCTGTTCGTCGCGCGCCGGGTCGAGGGGACGGCAGAGTCGGACCGCGCGGCGGACACGGACGGCGGCGGGTCACTCCTGGGTTTCGTCACCGCGAGCCGTGCGACCGGCGACTTCGTGGAGACCGCCGACCGGGGCGTGGTCAGGAACATCTACGTCCGGCCGGCCGAACGCGGCCGCGGCATCGGGACCGCACTGCTGAGGGCAGCCGAGAGCCACCTCGCCGAACAGGGTGTCTCGGTCGTCTCGCTGGAGGTGATGGCGGCGAACGAGGCCGCCAGACGGTTCTACCGGCGCCACGGCTACGAGGACCACCGGGTAGAACTCCAGCGGACCATCGACGACGGATAG
- a CDS encoding branched-chain amino acid ABC transporter permease encodes MGVAESLRQGRSVITERPALVLLALAGAALFVDLLVRLFVLPASNGGVAISSFATLLLDGLVLGLVYGLAGVGLSMTYSILNFANFSHGDLVTSGAFFGWVTTWLITGLGTASAGALFLLGGGGGLTVGDLDLSIVKTPLAILLGMVVAAGGTLLLSLFIDRVVYKRMRNQSGIALLIASIGVALALRYLIAFIWQTGSLSTTAVNDVESFPVFLVDGTINVDVHEITLIVAAIALMLGVHVLLQNTKLGKAMRAMADNEDLARVTGIPTERIITYTWAIGGGLAGISGYLIALNTGVLRFNLGWVLLLLIFAAVILGGIGSIYGAMGGGLVIGLAEQLSLVWIPSEFTTVAAFGVMILVLLFKPSGLFSGVTVA; translated from the coding sequence ATGGGTGTCGCAGAATCTCTCAGACAGGGGCGGTCGGTCATCACCGAGCGGCCGGCGCTCGTCCTGCTGGCGCTCGCCGGTGCAGCACTCTTCGTCGACCTGCTGGTCCGGCTGTTCGTCCTGCCGGCCTCGAACGGGGGCGTCGCCATCTCCTCGTTCGCCACGCTCCTGCTCGACGGACTCGTGCTGGGGCTGGTGTACGGGCTCGCCGGCGTCGGCCTCTCGATGACGTACAGTATCCTCAACTTCGCCAACTTCTCGCACGGTGACCTGGTCACGAGCGGTGCCTTCTTCGGCTGGGTGACGACCTGGCTCATCACCGGCCTCGGCACCGCCTCCGCGGGCGCGCTGTTCCTGCTGGGTGGTGGTGGCGGGCTCACCGTCGGCGACCTCGACCTCAGCATCGTGAAGACGCCGCTCGCCATCCTGCTGGGGATGGTCGTGGCGGCCGGCGGGACCCTGTTGCTGTCGCTGTTCATCGACCGCGTCGTCTACAAGCGGATGCGCAACCAGAGCGGCATCGCGCTGCTCATCGCCAGCATCGGGGTGGCGCTGGCACTGCGCTACCTCATCGCCTTCATCTGGCAGACCGGGAGCCTCTCGACGACGGCCGTCAACGACGTCGAGAGCTTCCCCGTCTTCCTCGTCGACGGCACCATCAACGTCGACGTCCACGAGATCACGCTCATCGTGGCCGCCATCGCCCTGATGCTCGGTGTCCACGTCCTGCTCCAGAACACGAAACTGGGCAAGGCGATGCGCGCGATGGCCGACAACGAGGACCTCGCCCGCGTGACGGGCATCCCGACCGAACGCATCATCACCTACACCTGGGCCATCGGCGGGGGTCTCGCCGGCATCTCCGGCTACCTCATCGCGCTCAACACCGGGGTCCTGCGGTTCAACCTCGGCTGGGTGCTCCTGCTGCTCATCTTCGCCGCCGTCATCCTCGGCGGAATCGGCTCCATCTACGGCGCGATGGGTGGGGGCCTCGTCATCGGCCTCGCCGAACAGCTCTCGCTGGTCTGGATCCCCAGCGAGTTCACCACCGTCGCCGCGTTCGGCGTGATGATCCTCGTCCTGCTGTTCAAGCCGTCTGGACTGTTCAGCGGGGTGACCGTCGCATGA
- a CDS encoding acyl-CoA dehydrogenase family protein yields the protein MDFELSDEQQQIREEVRRFGENEIRPVATEYDREETFPYEVVEKGAEMGLTGAQIPIEYGGAGYDALDVAIIVEELYAADPGVGGSVLGTAFGSEAIVGFGTEEQKEEYLPPLAEGEAIMGSAISEPDTGSDVSSVSTRAEKDGDEWVINGNKMWITNGSVGDFFVVLCRTDPDAEGRYNGFSQIIVEADRDGFTSEKITGKMGIRASDTAELIFDDVRVPEENLVGTRGAGFLQQMQFFDETRTQVAAQGVGIAKGAAERALEYSQQREQFGQPIGEFQAIQHKLAEMHTDLEAARMLTYKSAWSVDNLDEQLTSLASMAKEYASRVAVDVANECVQIHGGAGYVDDFDAERFYRDAKITQIYEGTTEIQKNIIARELTK from the coding sequence ATGGACTTCGAGCTGTCCGACGAGCAACAGCAGATCCGCGAGGAAGTGCGGCGCTTCGGCGAGAACGAGATCAGGCCGGTCGCCACGGAGTACGACCGCGAGGAGACGTTCCCGTACGAGGTCGTCGAGAAGGGAGCCGAGATGGGGCTCACCGGCGCGCAGATCCCCATCGAGTACGGGGGCGCCGGCTACGACGCGCTCGACGTGGCGATCATCGTCGAGGAGCTGTACGCGGCCGACCCCGGTGTCGGCGGCTCCGTCCTCGGGACCGCGTTCGGGAGCGAGGCCATCGTCGGCTTCGGGACCGAGGAACAGAAGGAGGAGTACCTCCCGCCGCTGGCCGAGGGCGAGGCCATCATGGGGTCGGCCATCTCCGAGCCCGATACGGGCTCGGACGTCTCCAGCGTGAGCACACGCGCGGAGAAGGACGGTGACGAGTGGGTCATCAACGGCAACAAGATGTGGATTACGAACGGCTCCGTCGGGGACTTCTTCGTGGTCCTCTGCCGGACCGACCCGGATGCTGAGGGTCGCTACAACGGCTTCAGCCAGATCATCGTCGAGGCCGACCGCGACGGCTTCACGAGCGAGAAGATCACGGGGAAGATGGGCATCCGCGCGAGCGACACGGCGGAACTCATCTTCGACGACGTGCGCGTCCCCGAGGAGAACCTCGTGGGGACGCGGGGCGCCGGGTTCCTGCAGCAGATGCAGTTCTTCGACGAGACCCGCACCCAGGTCGCCGCACAGGGCGTCGGCATCGCGAAGGGCGCCGCCGAGCGTGCGCTGGAGTACAGCCAGCAGCGCGAGCAGTTCGGCCAGCCCATCGGCGAGTTCCAGGCCATCCAGCACAAGCTCGCCGAGATGCACACCGACCTGGAGGCCGCGCGGATGCTGACCTACAAATCGGCGTGGTCCGTCGACAACCTGGACGAGCAGCTCACCAGCCTGGCGTCGATGGCGAAGGAGTACGCCTCCCGCGTGGCTGTCGACGTGGCCAACGAGTGCGTCCAGATCCACGGCGGCGCCGGCTACGTCGACGACTTCGATGCCGAGCGGTTCTACCGCGACGCGAAGATCACCCAGATCTACGAGGGCACCACCGAGATCCAGAAGAACATCATCGCCCGCGAACTGACGAAGTAG